A section of the Prevotella melaninogenica genome encodes:
- a CDS encoding DUF3256 family protein, with translation MKKTLIIICFLTCWLCVSAQSLREVWVEMPDSILPYLSKSQRTELADYVEMKAEPAVLSTFGDSVRIECMTNNYLLVKANEVTRLEIKLLDNNTIALVQTWMAPAAESKLSLFNLQWQPKEVVVGYQENIVKPESMSDEDFEELKTLMYPRLKEYRLSADNNSLSVSWNYPLLSKKDVKRVADLLKPQVLNWTGKDFR, from the coding sequence ATGAAAAAGACATTGATAATTATATGTTTCCTTACTTGTTGGCTGTGTGTATCTGCCCAGAGCCTGCGTGAGGTGTGGGTAGAAATGCCTGATAGTATACTGCCTTATTTGAGCAAGAGCCAGCGTACAGAGCTGGCTGACTATGTTGAAATGAAGGCAGAACCAGCCGTCTTGAGTACTTTCGGCGATTCTGTTCGGATTGAATGTATGACCAATAACTATCTTTTAGTTAAAGCGAATGAGGTTACTCGTTTGGAAATCAAGTTGTTGGATAATAACACAATAGCGTTAGTTCAGACATGGATGGCACCTGCTGCAGAGAGTAAGTTGAGTCTTTTCAACCTGCAATGGCAGCCAAAAGAGGTGGTTGTGGGTTACCAAGAGAATATTGTAAAACCAGAATCAATGAGTGATGAGGACTTTGAAGAATTGAAGACGTTGATGTATCCTCGTCTGAAAGAGTATCGATTGTCAGCAGATAATAACTCATTGTCAGTAAGTTGGAACTACCCTTTGCTTTCTAAGAAAGATGTGAAGCGAGTTGCAGACTTATTAAAGCCGCAGGTACTTAACTGGACTGGAAAAGATTTTCGATAG
- a CDS encoding helix-turn-helix transcriptional regulator, whose protein sequence is MKNIIIADNQDITRAGMAYVVSKRENISCQVAGNKSELILLLNDCPEAVVILDYTLFDIFSESDLLNIGQRFPLAHLILWSEELSVDFIRNLVNASNRISVLMKDAKMSEIEQCLDYVLQGQRFLCQHATNMILAPTASVDKETAVLTKTETEILKEIALGITTREIAEKRFSSFHTVNTHRKNIFRKLGVNNVHEAIRYAMRSGLVDAAEYYI, encoded by the coding sequence ATGAAGAATATCATCATTGCAGATAATCAGGATATCACACGGGCTGGAATGGCTTATGTGGTTTCTAAAAGGGAGAATATATCTTGTCAGGTGGCAGGCAATAAGTCTGAATTGATACTCCTCTTAAACGATTGTCCTGAAGCGGTTGTGATATTAGATTATACCTTGTTTGATATTTTTAGTGAGTCGGATCTTCTAAATATTGGCCAGCGTTTCCCGCTTGCACATCTTATATTATGGAGTGAGGAGTTGAGTGTCGACTTCATTCGCAATCTTGTTAATGCAAGTAATCGGATTAGTGTGCTTATGAAGGACGCCAAGATGTCTGAAATAGAACAATGTCTTGACTATGTGCTACAAGGTCAACGTTTTCTTTGTCAACATGCAACAAACATGATTTTAGCCCCTACTGCCTCAGTTGATAAGGAGACTGCGGTATTGACGAAAACAGAAACTGAGATTCTTAAGGAGATTGCTTTGGGTATTACGACACGTGAGATTGCAGAGAAACGTTTTTCTTCTTTCCATACGGTTAACACACATAGAAAGAATATCTTTCGTAAGTTAGGTGTGAATAATGTTCATGAAGCTATCCGCTATGCGATGCGTTCGGGATTAGTAGATGCTGCAGAATATTATATTTAA
- a CDS encoding RsmE family RNA methyltransferase yields MKEARYFYVPNAALETELPAEEAVHATRVLRLKEGDELFLMDGEGCFYQAEVALATSKKCLYTIKETLKQGLVWRGKIHLAIAPTKDMGRIEWMTEKATEVGFDEISFLDCKFSERKTLRVDRIEKIVVSAMKQSRKGWKPIVNPMTPFHSFIENCSNNGRKYICHCYQEIPRADFFTAITQEGSSLSEEDITVLVGPEGDFSIDEVRFALEHGFESVTLGNSRLRTETAGLSAVMMSQLARRV; encoded by the coding sequence ATGAAAGAAGCAAGATATTTTTATGTCCCTAATGCAGCTCTTGAAACGGAGTTGCCAGCAGAGGAGGCCGTTCATGCTACACGTGTACTGAGGTTGAAGGAAGGCGACGAACTTTTCCTTATGGATGGTGAAGGTTGCTTCTATCAAGCAGAGGTTGCACTGGCAACATCGAAAAAGTGCCTTTATACTATTAAAGAGACACTGAAGCAAGGCCTTGTTTGGCGTGGAAAGATTCATCTTGCTATTGCTCCAACAAAAGATATGGGACGTATAGAATGGATGACGGAAAAGGCTACGGAAGTAGGTTTTGATGAGATTAGCTTCTTAGACTGTAAGTTCTCTGAGCGTAAGACTTTACGTGTAGATCGTATAGAGAAGATTGTAGTTTCAGCAATGAAGCAAAGTCGTAAGGGGTGGAAACCTATCGTAAACCCTATGACTCCTTTTCATTCCTTTATAGAGAACTGTTCTAACAATGGACGAAAGTATATTTGCCATTGTTATCAAGAGATTCCTCGAGCAGACTTCTTTACCGCTATTACACAAGAAGGCTCGTCTTTGTCCGAAGAAGATATTACCGTATTAGTAGGTCCAGAAGGCGATTTCTCTATTGATGAAGTTCGTTTCGCTTTGGAGCATGGTTTTGAGAGTGTTACATTGGGTAACAGTCGTTTACGCACAGAGACTGCGGGACTTAGTGCCGTTATGATGTCGCAGCTTGCACGTAGAGTGTAA
- a CDS encoding bifunctional nuclease domain-containing protein, with translation MSKVQLIYEGISQIVGGPELGLLVLSDLTHTRQIAIVCDKRMEIELSLRTGEKPVTERLLPEVLCSVNPLMTSEHYEILFNSIIDGQYKALLVNKDDLTLTPIRASDAVLLAHVAKLNIFMEEHLFKRQSVDSSTSQNKMALPLNALSFEMLHHALEKAIEEENYELASMLRDEMKNRAKEP, from the coding sequence ATGAGTAAAGTTCAACTTATATATGAAGGAATATCACAGATAGTAGGAGGTCCTGAGTTAGGACTCCTTGTTCTGTCCGATCTTACACATACAAGGCAGATTGCTATTGTATGTGATAAGCGTATGGAGATTGAACTTAGCTTGCGAACAGGTGAGAAACCTGTTACCGAAAGATTATTGCCAGAAGTGCTTTGTAGTGTGAATCCATTGATGACAAGTGAGCATTACGAAATACTTTTTAATTCTATCATTGATGGACAATACAAGGCTCTCTTAGTAAATAAAGACGATTTAACGCTTACACCTATACGTGCTTCTGATGCAGTATTGTTGGCACATGTGGCAAAGTTGAATATCTTTATGGAGGAGCATCTCTTCAAACGTCAAAGCGTGGATAGCAGTACAAGTCAGAATAAGATGGCTTTACCTTTAAATGCTCTAAGTTTTGAGATGCTACATCATGCTTTGGAGAAAGCTATAGAAGAAGAGAATTATGAACTTGCTTCTATGCTCAGAGATGAAATGAAGAATAGAGCAAAGGAGCCTTGA
- a CDS encoding zinc ribbon domain-containing protein, translating to MKCRNCNNEVSEKDKNCPYCNTPLNNNDTDNGPTLGRGMVAFIILGTIFLVAFGFYYYGQHKNDPEYTQTAIEPDSNLADNNKAKFDTIVRDTTAKEVTEKQEEEQAEKVFNSIRRSNRSSHKSSSNDASSSSADKQSSTSESSSGEVQPIAPAASKPRVESIETD from the coding sequence ATGAAATGTCGAAATTGTAATAATGAGGTGAGTGAGAAGGATAAGAATTGTCCTTACTGCAATACTCCATTGAATAATAATGATACAGACAACGGACCGACCTTAGGGCGCGGTATGGTTGCCTTTATTATCCTTGGTACGATTTTCCTTGTTGCCTTTGGATTCTATTATTATGGTCAACATAAGAACGACCCAGAATATACACAGACTGCTATTGAGCCAGATTCAAACTTAGCAGATAATAATAAAGCTAAGTTTGACACGATTGTTAGAGACACAACAGCCAAGGAAGTTACTGAAAAGCAAGAGGAAGAACAGGCTGAAAAGGTGTTTAATAGTATTCGTAGAAGTAATCGTTCGAGCCACAAGAGCAGTAGTAATGATGCTTCTTCAAGTAGTGCAGACAAACAAAGTAGCACTTCAGAGTCTTCGTCTGGCGAGGTACAGCCTATCGCTCCAGCAGCTTCAAAACCACGTGTTGAGTCTATTGAAACAGATTAA
- a CDS encoding OPT family oligopeptide transporter, translating into MENNTNQNIDLPENAFRELKDGEEYKPVMSPQETYREVSPWSITWGILMAVLFSAAAAYLGLKVGQVFEAAIPIAIIAIGVSSATKRKNALGENVIIQSIGACSGAIVAGGIFVMPAIYMLELEADFFNIFIAAALGGVLGILFLIPFRKYFVKDQHGKYPFPEATATTQVLVSGEKGGSQAKPLLLAGLVGGLYDFIIATFGWWNENVTSRMIGFGETIADKAKLVFKINTGAAVLGLGYIIGLKYAFIICVGSLTVWWLIVPGMALIFPDTVLNQWDPSITTAVGQMAPEAIFKSYARSIGIGGIAMSGIIGIVKSWGIIKSAVGLAAREMKGKGSGQEEILRTQRDISFKIIAFGSIATLLITFLFFYFGVMDFNLLHAVVGILLVAIIAFLFTTVAANAIAIVGSNPVSGMTLMTLILASVVMVAVGLKGNAGMLAALLMGGVVCTALSMAGSFITDLKIGYWLGTTPKKQETWKFLGTIISAATVAGVMIVLDKTYGFNSGKLAAPQANAMAAVIKPLMSGQGAPWVLYGIGAVIALVLDRCKVPALAFALGMFIPLELNIPLLVGGAVNWYVTTRSKNEAVNKARGDKGTLLASGFIAGGALMGVVSALLKFGGIEFDYSSWWENHLSELLALVAYAALILYFILATKLSKKELADQD; encoded by the coding sequence ATGGAAAATAACACGAATCAAAACATTGACCTTCCTGAGAATGCTTTCAGGGAGTTGAAAGATGGCGAAGAGTACAAGCCCGTCATGTCACCACAAGAAACGTATCGTGAAGTAAGCCCATGGTCTATCACTTGGGGTATTCTCATGGCAGTTCTCTTCTCTGCTGCCGCAGCTTATCTTGGTTTGAAAGTTGGACAGGTGTTTGAGGCTGCTATCCCGATTGCCATTATCGCAATTGGAGTATCATCTGCCACAAAGCGTAAGAACGCATTGGGCGAGAATGTCATTATCCAAAGTATCGGTGCCTGCTCAGGTGCTATTGTAGCAGGAGGTATCTTCGTAATGCCAGCTATCTACATGCTTGAGTTAGAAGCTGACTTCTTCAACATCTTCATTGCAGCAGCTTTAGGCGGCGTCTTGGGTATTCTCTTCTTGATTCCTTTCCGTAAATACTTTGTTAAGGACCAGCATGGTAAATATCCTTTCCCTGAAGCAACGGCTACCACACAGGTACTCGTGAGCGGCGAGAAAGGTGGAAGTCAGGCAAAGCCTCTCCTCCTCGCTGGTCTTGTAGGTGGACTCTACGACTTTATTATAGCAACCTTTGGATGGTGGAATGAGAACGTAACCAGCCGTATGATTGGCTTTGGCGAAACGATTGCAGACAAGGCAAAACTCGTTTTCAAGATTAACACGGGTGCTGCAGTCCTCGGTCTTGGCTATATCATCGGCCTAAAATATGCTTTCATCATTTGTGTTGGTTCGCTGACTGTATGGTGGCTCATCGTACCGGGAATGGCTCTTATCTTCCCAGACACCGTACTGAACCAATGGGACCCATCTATCACAACAGCCGTAGGACAGATGGCACCAGAGGCTATCTTTAAGTCATACGCTCGCTCAATCGGTATTGGTGGCATCGCAATGTCAGGTATCATCGGTATCGTGAAGTCATGGGGTATCATCAAAAGTGCTGTTGGATTAGCAGCTCGCGAAATGAAAGGTAAAGGTAGTGGACAGGAAGAAATTCTCCGTACACAACGTGATATTTCCTTTAAGATTATTGCTTTTGGAAGTATTGCTACCCTCCTCATCACCTTCTTATTCTTCTATTTTGGTGTGATGGACTTCAACTTGTTGCATGCAGTTGTGGGTATTCTCCTCGTTGCCATTATTGCCTTCCTCTTCACTACAGTTGCTGCTAACGCCATTGCGATTGTAGGAAGCAACCCAGTATCAGGTATGACATTGATGACTCTCATCCTTGCTTCTGTCGTGATGGTAGCTGTAGGTTTGAAGGGTAACGCTGGTATGTTGGCAGCTCTTTTGATGGGTGGCGTTGTATGTACAGCCCTTTCAATGGCTGGTTCGTTCATTACCGACTTGAAGATTGGCTATTGGCTCGGTACAACTCCTAAGAAGCAGGAAACATGGAAGTTCCTCGGTACGATTATCTCTGCAGCTACTGTTGCGGGTGTGATGATTGTTTTGGATAAGACCTACGGCTTCAACTCTGGCAAGTTAGCTGCTCCACAAGCCAATGCAATGGCAGCTGTTATTAAACCATTGATGAGTGGACAGGGTGCACCTTGGGTTCTCTATGGCATCGGTGCTGTTATTGCACTCGTTCTCGACCGTTGCAAGGTTCCTGCATTGGCTTTCGCATTGGGTATGTTCATTCCTTTGGAGTTGAATATTCCTCTCTTGGTCGGTGGAGCCGTAAACTGGTATGTAACCACTCGTTCTAAGAACGAAGCTGTAAATAAAGCACGTGGCGATAAGGGAACGCTCTTGGCATCAGGCTTCATAGCTGGTGGTGCGCTGATGGGTGTCGTTTCAGCCCTACTGAAGTTTGGTGGTATCGAGTTCGATTACTCATCTTGGTGGGAGAATCATCTCTCTGAACTTCTCGCTCTCGTAGCTTATGCTGCATTGATTCTTTACTTCATTCTTGCAACCAAGCTTAGTAAGAAGGAGTTAGCAGACCAAGACTAA
- a CDS encoding MFS transporter has product MNLKVRLALMNFLEFAVWGAYLTSMGRYLGNIGIGPEIGYFYSMQGVVSIFMPALMGIVADRWVPAQRLLGFCHLLAGLFMFATAGYGLSAGDQAEFSTIFTLYSLSVAFYMPTLALSNSVAYSALSNAGMDTVKAFPPIRVFGTIGFILTMWLVDLLGFQSNQNQFITSGVVSIILFLYTFTLPKCATNKGTEQKSFVDAFGLRAFALFKEKKMAIFFIFSMLLGVSLQITNSFANPFLFSFGAQPEFANSFGVQHANILISLSQVSETCCILLIPFFMRHYGIKNVMLIAMFAWVLRFGLFGVGNPGFPGILMFVLSMLVYGVAFDFFNISGSLFVDNSTEPALRSSAQGLFMLMTNGVGATVGTLAAQAVVNAYTHPEVVGSDTLTVGDWQACWFIFAGYAFVVGVLFAIIFRPKKK; this is encoded by the coding sequence ATGAATTTGAAGGTACGTTTAGCATTGATGAACTTCTTGGAGTTCGCAGTGTGGGGAGCTTATTTGACCTCTATGGGTCGCTATCTTGGTAACATTGGTATTGGTCCAGAGATTGGCTATTTCTACTCAATGCAAGGTGTAGTATCAATCTTTATGCCTGCTTTGATGGGTATTGTAGCCGATCGTTGGGTTCCTGCTCAGCGTTTGTTAGGCTTCTGTCATTTGCTTGCAGGCTTGTTTATGTTTGCCACTGCAGGTTATGGTTTGAGCGCAGGCGACCAAGCAGAGTTCTCTACTATCTTCACACTTTATTCGCTTTCTGTTGCCTTTTATATGCCAACCTTGGCTCTCTCAAACTCTGTTGCTTATAGTGCTTTGAGTAATGCAGGTATGGATACTGTGAAAGCTTTTCCACCTATCCGTGTGTTTGGTACGATTGGTTTTATCCTTACCATGTGGTTGGTAGACCTCTTAGGCTTCCAAAGTAATCAGAATCAGTTTATTACTTCTGGTGTTGTAAGTATCATCCTCTTCCTTTATACCTTTACATTGCCTAAGTGTGCAACTAATAAGGGTACTGAGCAGAAGAGTTTTGTGGATGCCTTTGGTTTGCGTGCTTTTGCCTTATTCAAGGAGAAGAAGATGGCAATCTTCTTTATCTTCTCAATGTTGTTGGGTGTAAGTCTTCAGATAACAAACAGCTTTGCCAATCCATTCCTCTTTAGCTTTGGTGCTCAACCAGAGTTTGCAAACTCTTTTGGAGTACAGCATGCTAATATTCTGATTAGTCTTTCGCAGGTCAGTGAGACTTGTTGTATTCTTCTGATTCCATTCTTTATGCGTCATTATGGTATTAAGAATGTGATGTTGATAGCTATGTTTGCATGGGTATTGCGCTTTGGTTTGTTTGGAGTTGGTAATCCAGGCTTCCCTGGTATTTTGATGTTCGTACTCTCAATGCTTGTTTATGGTGTAGCCTTTGACTTTTTCAATATCTCAGGTTCACTCTTTGTTGATAATAGTACGGAGCCAGCACTCCGCTCTTCAGCACAAGGTTTGTTCATGTTGATGACCAATGGTGTTGGTGCAACAGTGGGAACATTAGCAGCTCAGGCTGTTGTAAACGCCTATACACATCCAGAGGTTGTGGGGTCAGATACATTGACAGTAGGTGATTGGCAGGCTTGTTGGTTCATCTTCGCTGGCTACGCCTTTGTTGTAGGTGTCTTGTTTGCTATTATCTTCCGTCCAAAGAAAAAATAA
- the tsaA gene encoding tRNA (N6-threonylcarbamoyladenosine(37)-N6)-methyltransferase TrmO produces MKEIKPIAFFRSPLTSKFGIPRQSGLADNLVGRIVFEPQYQREEALRGLEDFDYLWLIWGFSANKTTDEGKLTVRPPRLGGNERLGVFATRSPFRPNGLGLSSVRINRIVDGVIEVVGADLMDGTPIYDVKPYISYVDSHPEARGGFTDKKEWQLLSVNIVDEYSKLFDVEELAALKEVLSQDPRPQYQHDAARVYGMPFGGKDVKFRVEGDVLEVVGVD; encoded by the coding sequence ATGAAAGAGATTAAACCCATCGCTTTTTTCCGTTCTCCCTTGACGTCGAAGTTCGGTATTCCTCGTCAAAGTGGACTGGCTGATAATCTTGTAGGTAGGATTGTGTTTGAACCTCAATATCAACGTGAGGAGGCACTGAGAGGCTTGGAAGACTTTGATTATCTGTGGTTAATTTGGGGCTTTTCAGCAAATAAAACTACCGATGAAGGCAAACTGACTGTTCGTCCTCCGCGCTTGGGTGGGAATGAACGATTAGGCGTGTTTGCCACTCGTTCGCCCTTTCGTCCAAATGGTCTTGGATTGTCTTCTGTTCGTATTAATCGAATAGTGGATGGTGTTATTGAGGTTGTTGGAGCAGATTTGATGGACGGTACACCGATCTATGATGTAAAACCATATATCTCATACGTTGATAGTCATCCTGAGGCAAGAGGCGGTTTTACCGATAAGAAAGAATGGCAACTATTGTCAGTTAATATTGTGGATGAATACTCTAAGCTCTTTGATGTAGAGGAACTTGCAGCCTTAAAGGAGGTACTCTCGCAAGACCCACGCCCACAATATCAGCATGATGCAGCGCGTGTTTATGGTATGCCTTTCGGTGGAAAGGATGTAAAGTTTAGGGTTGAGGGGGATGTGTTAGAGGTTGTTGGGGTTGATTAG